In one window of Ruminococcus albus AD2013 DNA:
- the dnaJ gene encoding molecular chaperone DnaJ: MADKRDYYEVLGVQKGASEDELKKAFRKLAKQYHPDLHPGDKEAEEKFKEINEAYEVLSDPDKRSRYDQFGHAGVDPNYGGGAGAGGFGGFGDMGDIFDSIFGGFGFGGGGGRSSNPNAPRRGADIRANLTIDFMEACSGKKVKMKYARNETCPDCNGTGAAAGSSPKTCPDCHGTGTVRISQRTPFGNISQTATCSRCGGKGRIVDNPCKTCGGQGMVKKSVERDIDIPAGIDDGQTLRVAGEGHRGTNGGPSGDLHINVTVRPDPIFERDGFDVWTDIPITYAQATLGDEITVPTVGGKVKYNVPEGTQNNTVFRLKGKGIKRLNRADYGDHYVRINVEVPRNLNREQKEKLREFERSLNEKNYAKKNTFKEKLDKLKDIFK; the protein is encoded by the coding sequence ATGGCAGATAAAAGAGATTACTATGAAGTCCTCGGCGTGCAGAAAGGTGCATCGGAGGACGAGCTGAAAAAAGCATTCCGTAAGCTTGCCAAGCAGTATCACCCCGATCTTCACCCGGGAGATAAGGAAGCAGAGGAGAAATTCAAGGAGATAAATGAGGCTTATGAAGTCCTCTCCGACCCTGACAAGAGGTCGAGGTACGACCAGTTCGGCCATGCAGGCGTTGACCCCAATTACGGCGGCGGTGCAGGTGCGGGCGGCTTTGGCGGATTCGGCGATATGGGAGATATCTTTGATTCCATATTCGGAGGTTTCGGTTTCGGTGGCGGCGGCGGACGTTCTTCCAACCCCAATGCACCCAGACGCGGCGCAGATATCCGTGCTAATCTCACCATTGATTTTATGGAAGCTTGCTCGGGCAAAAAGGTGAAGATGAAGTACGCAAGGAACGAGACTTGTCCCGATTGTAACGGCACAGGTGCGGCAGCAGGTTCTTCACCCAAAACCTGTCCCGATTGCCACGGTACGGGTACAGTAAGAATAAGCCAGAGAACACCTTTCGGCAATATCTCCCAGACAGCTACCTGTTCACGATGCGGCGGCAAGGGCAGGATAGTTGACAACCCCTGCAAGACCTGCGGCGGACAGGGTATGGTCAAGAAGAGTGTCGAGAGAGATATCGATATCCCTGCAGGTATTGATGACGGTCAGACACTGAGAGTTGCAGGCGAGGGTCACAGAGGTACTAACGGAGGACCCAGCGGCGACCTGCATATCAATGTAACAGTACGTCCCGACCCGATATTCGAGCGTGACGGTTTCGATGTATGGACTGATATCCCGATAACATATGCACAGGCAACTCTGGGTGACGAGATAACCGTGCCTACTGTAGGCGGCAAGGTGAAGTACAATGTTCCCGAGGGTACACAGAACAACACAGTTTTCAGGCTGAAAGGAAAGGGCATCAAGCGTCTTAACCGCGCTGATTACGGTGACCACTACGTGCGCATAAACGTTGAAGTGCCGCGCAATCTGAACCGTGAGCAGAAAGAAAAGCTCCGCGAGTTTGAACGTTCACTGAACGAGAAGAACTACGCTAAGAAGAACACCTTCAAGGAGAAGCTGGACAAACTAAAGGATATTTTCAAATAA
- the grpE gene encoding nucleotide exchange factor GrpE encodes MAFDEEIKEELEEEAAEAEETSEEAAEDTEKEENADNAAEENTQSEEEKLKAELADSKDKYLRLMAEYDNFRKRSAKERLDISASVKADTLSDILPVLDNFERALGTETQDEAYKQGIEMIFKQFSDALTKLGIEAIDPVGEVFDPNIANAVNQIEDPELGENVVAQVFQKGYRIGDKVIRYAMVVVANP; translated from the coding sequence ATGGCTTTTGATGAAGAGATAAAGGAAGAGCTGGAAGAGGAAGCAGCTGAGGCTGAGGAAACATCCGAAGAGGCTGCGGAGGATACGGAGAAGGAAGAAAACGCAGATAACGCTGCTGAGGAGAACACTCAGAGCGAGGAAGAAAAGCTTAAAGCTGAACTGGCTGACAGCAAGGACAAGTACCTCAGACTTATGGCTGAGTACGATAATTTCCGTAAGCGTTCGGCTAAGGAGAGACTGGATATTTCCGCTTCTGTAAAGGCTGATACTCTTTCCGACATACTTCCCGTACTTGACAATTTCGAGAGGGCACTGGGTACAGAAACTCAGGACGAAGCCTACAAGCAGGGTATAGAGATGATATTCAAGCAGTTCAGCGATGCACTGACAAAGCTTGGGATCGAAGCTATCGATCCTGTGGGCGAGGTATTCGACCCGAATATAGCTAATGCAGTAAACCAGATAGAAGACCCCGAGCTTGGCGAGAACGTTGTGGCTCAGGTATTCCAGAAGGGTTACAGGATAGGCGACAAAGTCATCAGATATGCGATGGTAGTTGTGGCTAATCCGTAG
- the hrcA gene encoding heat-inducible transcriptional repressor HrcA, which translates to MDDRKLKILSAVVDEYIVSGEPVGSKAIMAHVKASSATIRNEMAELEKQGYLEQPHTSAGRVPTYKGYRLYVDKLMEQNPLSEEEKNKLDSMLPDDFVTEKDLVESASLALAELTKCATVVANSTPKFSLISKVEVIPTGKRMYVILMITSNGEIKNKVCRLEFDLTNEQLEFFDNFVKQNLNGVPISEISDANMEKLTEAMGAYMMTLSPLVSEVLKMTKELDRSVSLNGQKNLLTCKDLDQTEIISFLDNEKELMAFIDSTFSGLNVMFSPENDGFVIHNSSMITAPFSKDGQMAGALGLIGPMRIDYAKFIPYLEYFTSRITDLISERDDDDNND; encoded by the coding sequence ATGGACGACAGAAAACTTAAAATATTATCTGCGGTGGTAGATGAATATATAGTATCGGGTGAGCCTGTTGGCTCAAAGGCTATAATGGCTCATGTCAAGGCATCTTCCGCCACGATACGAAATGAGATGGCTGAACTAGAAAAGCAGGGCTATCTTGAACAGCCCCACACTTCGGCGGGGCGTGTACCTACTTATAAAGGGTACAGACTTTATGTGGATAAGCTGATGGAACAGAATCCTCTCAGCGAGGAAGAGAAGAACAAACTGGATTCCATGCTTCCCGATGACTTCGTCACCGAGAAAGATCTGGTGGAAAGCGCTTCTCTTGCGTTGGCAGAGCTTACAAAGTGCGCTACGGTGGTAGCAAACTCCACACCTAAATTTTCGCTGATATCCAAAGTCGAGGTAATACCTACGGGTAAGAGGATGTACGTCATACTGATGATAACCTCAAACGGCGAGATCAAAAATAAGGTCTGCCGCCTGGAATTTGATCTTACCAATGAACAGCTTGAATTCTTTGATAATTTCGTTAAGCAGAACCTGAACGGTGTTCCGATAAGCGAGATATCAGACGCTAATATGGAAAAGCTGACGGAGGCTATGGGGGCTTACATGATGACCCTTTCTCCGCTGGTCTCCGAAGTACTGAAAATGACAAAAGAGCTCGATCGCAGCGTGAGCCTGAACGGTCAGAAAAATCTGCTGACCTGCAAGGATCTCGATCAGACTGAGATAATATCTTTCCTTGATAATGAAAAGGAACTCATGGCATTCATCGACAGCACATTCTCAGGATTGAATGTAATGTTCTCACCCGAGAACGACGGATTTGTGATACACAATTCATCGATGATAACCGCGCCGTTTTCAAAGGACGGACAGATGGCGGGTGCGCTGGGACTGATAGGACCCATGAGGATAGATTACGCAAAATTCATACCATATCTTGAATACTTCACATCGAGGATAACAGACCTGATATCCGAGAGAGATGATGATGACAATAACGACTGA
- a CDS encoding cation-translocating P-type ATPase: protein MQKSPDDERKIDMYGILDKKLECTKISDEEVPGLSSAEAEQRLEAEGRNVLGGKRHKGAMKIFLGQFHDVMVMILLGATAVSVLMGQYTDAVPIIAVVVINALLGFIQEFRCEKTLEKLEAMTAPTARVYRDGILKTLPAEMLAVGDVFTLEAGDKVPADGYIISAKMLCCDESVLTGEAEPVSKQVRSDEVDFSSLNKSYMAYMGTVVTKGSAVVRTTATGKRTQMGRVSVMLESIEEELTPLQKKLAELGRTLAVICIVICFIVFIAGLLRGEPLFDMAMTGITVAIAAIPEGLPAAVTIALSLAVRKMLRRNALVHKLHSVETLGCATVICTDKTGTVTQNKMKVTAVSDGSGNVIETAKLTSELPDTIKELMVCGTQCSNAVVKEAPTSILKSKKNTTRYTAEGDPTECAIVLAAADFGITSYNLEYARKDEIPFDSESRSMTVICRGTKGNAVSFKKGSPDVIINECTAVLTAAGVKPFGSKEKLSATRIGDRFAAEGLRVLAFCRIADGSAVFLGLMGMQDPPRPEAAKAVRQCGRAGIRTVMITGDHKLTASAVARQVGILKQGSLVLTGGELDGMSDERLAEVIENCSVFARVTPAHKMRIVRAFKAKGHICAMTGDGVNDAPAVKEADIGVSMGIQGTEVTKQAADMILLDDNFATLVNAVEDGRTIYSNIRKFVRYMIASNIGEVVTMFGGLLMGLPMVMLPAQILLVNLVTDSLPAVALGLEPSEKNIMEKMPRRENDSFFSGGLLWRMLIRGVLIGICTLGTFSVLLRSGAALPVARTGALITLVLSQLIHVFECKSEDKTLFSVPLFNNTFLLFAVTASAAVLFAGIYVPVLSKIFSTAIPDIRCLAVSVGSAFLVPGLSGAFETLKNICRRKTFDIPAKGQN, encoded by the coding sequence ATGCAAAAAAGTCCTGATGATGAAAGGAAGATCGATATGTACGGGATACTGGATAAGAAACTTGAATGTACCAAAATTTCAGATGAAGAAGTGCCCGGTCTGTCCTCGGCGGAGGCTGAACAGCGGCTTGAAGCTGAGGGCAGGAACGTGCTGGGCGGGAAGCGGCACAAGGGTGCTATGAAGATATTTCTGGGGCAGTTTCACGATGTTATGGTGATGATACTTCTGGGGGCTACGGCGGTATCTGTTCTTATGGGGCAGTATACGGACGCTGTACCAATTATCGCGGTGGTGGTGATAAACGCCCTGCTTGGGTTCATTCAGGAATTCAGATGTGAGAAAACTCTTGAAAAGCTTGAAGCAATGACTGCCCCGACCGCACGGGTCTACCGCGATGGGATTCTTAAAACTCTCCCCGCTGAAATGCTGGCTGTCGGAGATGTTTTCACTCTTGAAGCGGGGGACAAAGTTCCTGCTGACGGTTACATCATAAGTGCTAAAATGCTTTGCTGTGATGAATCAGTACTTACGGGTGAAGCAGAACCTGTAAGCAAGCAGGTGCGCAGTGACGAAGTGGATTTTTCCTCTCTGAACAAGTCATATATGGCGTATATGGGAACTGTGGTCACAAAAGGAAGTGCAGTTGTCAGAACAACAGCAACAGGCAAACGCACGCAGATGGGCAGGGTGTCTGTCATGCTTGAAAGCATTGAGGAAGAACTCACACCGCTTCAAAAAAAGCTTGCGGAACTAGGGCGTACTCTTGCGGTGATATGCATTGTTATCTGCTTTATCGTGTTTATCGCGGGACTTCTTCGGGGCGAACCGCTTTTTGATATGGCAATGACAGGCATAACCGTGGCGATAGCCGCTATCCCCGAGGGCCTTCCTGCCGCTGTGACCATAGCACTCTCCCTCGCGGTACGGAAAATGCTTCGGCGGAATGCACTTGTACACAAGCTTCATTCTGTGGAAACACTTGGCTGTGCAACTGTTATCTGCACCGATAAGACTGGTACTGTCACGCAGAACAAGATGAAAGTAACGGCGGTATCCGATGGCAGTGGTAATGTCATCGAAACGGCTAAACTGACTTCCGAACTTCCCGATACCATTAAAGAACTTATGGTATGCGGAACACAGTGTTCGAATGCGGTGGTAAAAGAAGCACCGACATCTATTCTGAAATCAAAGAAAAATACCACACGGTACACTGCGGAAGGTGACCCCACCGAATGTGCAATAGTTTTAGCGGCGGCAGACTTTGGTATAACTTCGTATAATTTGGAATACGCTCGTAAAGATGAGATACCATTTGACAGTGAAAGCCGTTCCATGACAGTGATATGCCGCGGCACAAAGGGTAATGCGGTATCATTCAAAAAGGGAAGTCCCGATGTTATAATAAACGAGTGTACCGCAGTGCTGACGGCGGCAGGGGTGAAGCCTTTCGGCAGTAAAGAAAAGCTTTCTGCCACTCGTATCGGAGACAGGTTTGCGGCTGAGGGTCTGCGGGTGCTGGCGTTTTGTCGAATTGCCGATGGAAGTGCAGTATTCCTCGGGCTGATGGGTATGCAAGACCCTCCCCGACCCGAAGCGGCAAAGGCAGTACGGCAGTGCGGCAGGGCTGGTATCAGAACTGTTATGATAACAGGCGATCATAAGCTTACAGCTTCGGCGGTAGCAAGACAGGTGGGTATTTTGAAGCAGGGAAGTCTCGTGCTGACAGGCGGTGAACTTGACGGAATGAGCGATGAACGTCTTGCAGAGGTCATCGAGAATTGTTCGGTATTCGCTCGTGTGACTCCTGCACATAAAATGCGGATCGTCAGGGCGTTCAAGGCAAAGGGGCATATCTGCGCAATGACAGGTGACGGCGTGAACGATGCGCCTGCTGTAAAGGAAGCTGATATCGGCGTATCTATGGGGATACAAGGCACGGAAGTTACAAAGCAGGCGGCGGACATGATACTTCTTGATGACAATTTTGCCACCCTTGTAAATGCTGTTGAGGACGGCAGGACTATCTATTCAAACATACGAAAATTCGTGCGTTACATGATAGCCAGCAATATTGGTGAAGTTGTGACCATGTTCGGGGGACTGCTGATGGGTCTGCCTATGGTGATGCTGCCGGCACAGATACTTCTGGTGAACCTTGTTACGGACAGTCTGCCTGCGGTGGCACTGGGGCTTGAACCGTCCGAAAAGAATATCATGGAGAAAATGCCCCGCCGTGAGAACGACAGCTTTTTCAGCGGGGGACTGCTGTGGCGTATGCTGATAAGGGGCGTGCTTATCGGCATCTGCACTCTTGGTACTTTCTCCGTTCTGCTGAGATCGGGGGCGGCACTTCCGGTGGCTAGGACGGGTGCCCTTATCACGCTGGTGCTTAGTCAGCTGATACACGTTTTTGAATGTAAATCCGAGGATAAGACGCTGTTCTCGGTGCCGCTGTTCAACAATACTTTTCTGCTGTTCGCGGTGACTGCTTCGGCGGCGGTGCTTTTCGCGGGGATATACGTTCCTGTGCTGTCGAAGATATTCAGCACGGCAATACCTGATATCAGGTGTCTTGCGGTTTCGGTTGGCTCGGCATTTCTTGTGCCGGGGCTTTCGGGTGCATTTGAAACTTTGAAAAATATATGCAGGCGCAAGACTTTTGATATACCTGCAAAGGGTCAGAACTAG
- the pyk gene encoding pyruvate kinase: MRKTKIVCTIGPATDDENILRDMMKNGMDVARFNFSHSEHSVHQQRFETITRLRDEMGLNIATLMDTKGPEIRLKDFKDHKPVTIKDGDMFTLTTRDVEGDETICSITFAKLPQDITTGTRILINDGVIELKAVKIDSTDIQCEIIHGGVVSDHKGINVPGVKLSMPYISDADMADLAFGAKMGFDFIAASFVRTGADVTYLRKFTQSLGWFNPRIIAKIENAEGVENIDEILEAADGIMVARGDMGVEIPFEKIPAIQKDLIHKAYNAGKQVITATQMLESMINNPRPTRAEITDVANAIYDGTSAIMLSGETAAGKYPVEVVKTMSLIAETTEGDIDYVRRFQKRDDIDHPSITDAICHATVTTAHDLKAAAVLTVTKSGATARILSKYRPDCPIIGLTTDPVTCHQMNMSWGLLPGLVEEMDNTDELISRAIKVALEKGYLKEGDLVVITAGVPLGMSGTTNLMKVERA; encoded by the coding sequence ATGCGCAAAACCAAGATAGTATGCACCATAGGTCCCGCAACAGATGATGAGAATATCCTCAGAGATATGATGAAAAACGGCATGGACGTTGCCCGCTTCAACTTCTCACACTCTGAACATTCCGTACATCAGCAGAGATTTGAGACTATAACCCGTCTGCGTGACGAAATGGGTCTAAATATCGCAACACTGATGGATACCAAGGGTCCCGAGATAAGACTTAAAGATTTCAAGGACCACAAGCCTGTCACCATCAAGGACGGCGATATGTTCACACTGACAACCAGAGATGTTGAGGGCGATGAGACCATATGCTCCATCACTTTCGCAAAGCTCCCGCAGGATATCACCACAGGCACAAGGATCCTTATAAATGACGGTGTTATCGAGCTGAAAGCCGTTAAGATAGACTCCACCGATATCCAGTGCGAGATAATCCACGGCGGTGTGGTATCCGACCACAAGGGCATAAATGTTCCCGGTGTCAAGCTTTCAATGCCCTATATCTCCGATGCTGATATGGCAGACCTCGCTTTCGGCGCGAAAATGGGCTTTGACTTCATTGCGGCTTCTTTCGTAAGAACAGGCGCAGATGTCACCTACCTGAGAAAATTCACCCAGAGCCTCGGCTGGTTCAATCCGAGAATTATCGCTAAGATAGAAAATGCCGAGGGCGTTGAGAACATCGACGAGATACTCGAAGCCGCTGACGGTATAATGGTCGCAAGAGGCGACATGGGCGTTGAGATACCTTTTGAAAAGATACCCGCGATACAGAAAGACCTTATCCACAAGGCTTACAACGCAGGCAAGCAGGTCATCACTGCCACCCAGATGCTGGAATCCATGATAAACAATCCCAGACCTACCCGTGCCGAGATAACCGACGTTGCAAACGCCATCTACGACGGCACTTCCGCAATAATGCTCTCGGGCGAGACCGCAGCAGGCAAGTACCCTGTTGAGGTCGTAAAGACAATGAGCCTTATTGCCGAGACTACCGAGGGCGATATCGACTATGTGCGCCGTTTCCAGAAGCGTGACGATATCGACCATCCCAGCATAACCGATGCTATCTGCCACGCAACAGTTACCACAGCCCACGACCTTAAAGCGGCGGCTGTACTTACTGTTACCAAGAGCGGTGCTACCGCACGTATCCTTTCCAAGTACAGACCCGATTGTCCCATAATCGGTCTGACCACCGACCCTGTCACCTGCCACCAGATGAATATGTCATGGGGACTTCTCCCTGGTCTTGTGGAGGAAATGGACAACACCGACGAACTGATTTCCCGCGCTATCAAAGTCGCACTTGAAAAGGGCTACCTCAAAGAGGGCGACCTTGTAGTTATCACCGCAGGTGTACCCCTCGGAATGAGCGGTACCACCAACCTTATGAAGGTTGAAAGAGCATAG
- the dnaK gene encoding molecular chaperone DnaK has protein sequence MAKIIGIDLGTTNSCVAVMEGGEAVVIPNSEGARTTPSVVGLSKTGDRLVGQVAKRQAVTNYENTVISIKRHMGSDYKASMGGKEYTPQEISAMILQKLKADAEAYLGEKVTEAVITVPAYFTDAQRQATKDAGQIAGLTVKRIINEPTAAALSYGIDKEEDQKVMVYDLGGGTFDVSIIEMGDGVTEVLATAGNNKLGGDDFDQRIIDWMVAEFKTAEGVDLTADKLAMQRLKEAAEKAKIELSSTPSSTISLPFITADSTGPKHLEMTLTQAKFNEMTADLVESTMGPVRQALSDSGLSAGDLQKVLMVGGSSRIPAVQEAVKRFIGKEPFKGINPDECVALGAAYQGGVLGGDVKDGLLLLDVTPLSLGLETMGGVCTKIIERNTTIPTKKSQIFSTAADNQSAVDINVLQGEREFARDNKQLGMFRLDGIAPAPRGIPQIEVTFDIDANGIVHVSAKDLGTGKEQNITITSSTNMSKEDIDKAVKEAEAFAAEDAKKKEEVDIRNNGDQLAFQAEKALNDFGDKVDAADKSDCEAKIAALKEALKGTDTADIKAKTEELQKTFEGIATKVYQQAGAQGGAQGFDPNNMNMGGGASAGAADNNKGGDDVIDAEFTDAD, from the coding sequence ATGGCAAAGATAATCGGTATTGACCTTGGTACTACAAACTCCTGCGTAGCAGTTATGGAAGGCGGCGAAGCAGTAGTAATCCCTAACAGCGAAGGCGCAAGAACTACTCCTTCCGTTGTCGGTCTTTCAAAGACAGGCGATAGACTTGTAGGTCAGGTAGCTAAGAGACAGGCAGTTACAAACTATGAGAACACTGTTATCTCCATCAAGAGACACATGGGTTCTGACTATAAGGCAAGCATGGGCGGCAAGGAGTATACTCCTCAGGAGATCTCCGCTATGATACTCCAGAAGCTGAAGGCTGACGCTGAGGCTTATCTGGGTGAAAAGGTAACAGAGGCTGTTATCACAGTTCCTGCTTACTTCACCGATGCTCAGAGACAGGCAACAAAGGACGCTGGTCAGATCGCAGGTCTGACTGTTAAGAGAATCATCAACGAGCCTACCGCTGCTGCACTTTCTTACGGTATCGATAAGGAAGAAGACCAGAAGGTAATGGTATACGACCTGGGCGGCGGTACATTCGATGTATCCATCATCGAGATGGGCGACGGCGTTACAGAAGTTCTTGCAACAGCAGGTAACAACAAGCTGGGCGGCGATGACTTCGACCAGAGGATCATCGACTGGATGGTAGCTGAGTTCAAGACTGCTGAGGGCGTTGACCTCACAGCTGACAAGCTGGCTATGCAGAGACTTAAAGAAGCTGCTGAAAAGGCTAAGATCGAGCTGTCTTCTACTCCTTCTTCCACAATTTCTCTGCCTTTCATCACTGCTGATTCCACAGGTCCCAAGCACCTGGAAATGACACTTACTCAGGCTAAGTTCAACGAGATGACTGCTGATCTGGTCGAGTCCACAATGGGACCTGTAAGACAGGCACTCAGCGACTCCGGTCTTTCCGCAGGCGATCTCCAGAAGGTACTGATGGTCGGCGGTTCTTCAAGAATCCCCGCAGTTCAGGAAGCTGTTAAGAGATTCATTGGCAAGGAGCCTTTCAAGGGCATCAACCCTGATGAGTGCGTAGCTCTCGGTGCTGCATATCAGGGCGGCGTTCTCGGCGGCGACGTTAAGGACGGTCTGCTGCTGCTGGACGTAACTCCTCTGTCCCTCGGTCTTGAGACCATGGGCGGCGTATGCACCAAGATCATCGAGAGAAATACAACTATACCTACCAAGAAGAGCCAGATCTTCTCCACCGCTGCTGATAACCAGAGCGCTGTTGATATCAATGTTCTCCAGGGTGAAAGAGAGTTCGCAAGAGATAACAAGCAGCTGGGTATGTTCCGTCTTGACGGTATCGCTCCTGCTCCCAGAGGTATACCTCAGATCGAAGTAACATTCGATATCGATGCTAACGGTATCGTTCACGTATCCGCTAAGGATCTGGGCACAGGCAAGGAGCAGAACATCACTATCACTTCTTCCACAAATATGTCCAAGGAAGACATCGACAAGGCTGTTAAGGAAGCAGAAGCTTTCGCAGCTGAGGACGCTAAGAAGAAGGAAGAAGTTGACATCAGAAACAACGGCGACCAGCTCGCATTCCAGGCTGAAAAGGCTCTGAACGACTTCGGCGATAAGGTAGATGCTGCTGACAAGAGCGACTGCGAAGCTAAGATCGCTGCTCTGAAGGAAGCTCTCAAGGGCACCGATACAGCTGATATCAAGGCTAAGACCGAAGAACTGCAGAAGACATTTGAGGGTATAGCTACAAAGGTTTACCAGCAGGCAGGCGCACAGGGCGGCGCACAGGGCTTCGACCCCAATAACATGAACATGGGCGGCGGAGCTTCCGCAGGTGCTGCTGACAATAACAAGGGCGGCGATGACGTTATCGACGCTGAGTTCACTGATGCAGACTAA
- a CDS encoding vitamin B12 dependent-methionine synthase activation domain-containing protein: MNGQLQVVLENLNKNEALRYMGYGDTSPDENILSMMNECEKALLAVIKPCCVYHVFDIEEVGEGVAVYGTSLVLKGDAIREHLAGCCKVVLMAATLSAHADRVIRRYEATDMTRAVMADFLASAAVEQVCDAAEDSIGQEFSAYYRTWRFSPGYGDLPLDIQGSFLDVLQAQKRIGLNATENNILTPRKSVTAVIGLSENEIQKGRQGCSACNMKDVCQFRKRGDHCGV, translated from the coding sequence TTGAACGGTCAACTGCAGGTAGTACTTGAAAATCTCAATAAAAATGAAGCACTGCGCTATATGGGCTATGGGGATACTTCTCCCGATGAAAATATACTTTCAATGATGAACGAGTGCGAAAAGGCTCTGCTTGCGGTGATAAAGCCATGCTGTGTCTACCATGTGTTCGATATTGAAGAGGTCGGCGAGGGTGTTGCGGTCTACGGGACTTCTCTTGTGCTGAAGGGCGATGCCATCAGGGAACATCTTGCGGGGTGCTGCAAAGTGGTGCTTATGGCGGCGACTTTATCCGCACACGCAGACAGAGTGATACGCCGTTATGAAGCCACCGATATGACCCGTGCGGTCATGGCGGATTTTCTTGCCAGTGCAGCTGTTGAACAGGTATGCGATGCGGCTGAGGATTCCATAGGGCAGGAGTTTTCGGCATACTATCGTACATGGCGGTTCTCTCCGGGCTACGGCGACTTACCGCTGGATATCCAGGGCAGTTTTCTCGATGTTTTGCAGGCACAGAAGCGTATAGGGCTGAATGCCACAGAAAACAATATCCTTACGCCGAGAAAATCCGTCACGGCGGTGATAGGTCTTAGTGAAAACGAGATACAAAAGGGCAGACAGGGATGTTCTGCGTGCAATATGAAAGATGTTTGTCAGTTCAGGAAAAGAGGGGATCACTGTGGGGTTTAG
- a CDS encoding ISAs1 family transposase produces the protein MNNGITEYFEDIELYEEYDGYFCSIPDIITIAILGSICGLRNIHQIHQWATNDRVSEFLKEKFGIDHVPCYYWILSLLKYVKPESLNRCFADWVYSFMPEKSKSMTISLDGKTVCSTLKMSKIESPLHIISAQVCELGLTLAQRSTDDKSNEIPAVQELLKELKIKGNIVVADALNCQKETAEIIVKQKADYLLCVKDNHPNLKKDIEDYVQDSSLRDTMQTVSRTEKNRGRVETRTAYVTTDINWLEQKKEWKNLKCIGAIHTEFATKKGTSSEWHYYLSSREMTAEQLLHHARMEWSVESMHWLLDVHFEEDWCRVENKDVQQCLNMFRKAAINLIKNFKNRNNSKAAISKLMFECLMEPLMISRVIFEN, from the coding sequence ATGAATAATGGAATAACCGAGTATTTTGAAGATATTGAATTATATGAGGAATATGACGGCTATTTTTGCAGTATCCCCGATATCATTACAATAGCAATTCTTGGAAGTATCTGTGGACTTAGAAACATTCATCAGATTCATCAATGGGCGACAAATGACAGAGTAAGCGAATTCTTAAAGGAGAAATTCGGAATCGATCATGTCCCTTGCTATTATTGGATATTGAGCCTGCTGAAATATGTCAAGCCCGAATCGCTCAACCGCTGTTTTGCGGATTGGGTCTATTCATTTATGCCCGAAAAGTCCAAAAGTATGACGATCTCTCTTGACGGGAAAACTGTTTGTTCGACACTTAAAATGAGTAAGATCGAAAGTCCTCTGCACATCATCAGCGCACAGGTATGCGAACTTGGATTGACCCTGGCACAACGCAGCACGGACGATAAAAGCAACGAGATACCTGCGGTGCAGGAGCTTCTGAAAGAACTGAAAATAAAGGGTAATATAGTTGTTGCGGATGCACTGAACTGTCAGAAAGAAACTGCTGAGATTATCGTAAAACAAAAGGCAGATTATCTGCTTTGCGTTAAGGATAATCACCCAAATTTGAAGAAAGATATCGAGGATTATGTGCAGGACAGTTCTCTCAGAGACACTATGCAAACAGTTTCAAGAACGGAGAAAAACCGTGGCAGAGTTGAAACAAGGACAGCGTATGTAACAACAGATATCAACTGGCTGGAACAGAAAAAAGAGTGGAAAAATCTGAAGTGCATAGGAGCCATTCATACTGAATTTGCAACGAAAAAAGGCACTTCGAGCGAATGGCACTATTACCTTTCAAGCCGCGAAATGACAGCGGAACAGCTCCTTCATCATGCAAGAATGGAATGGTCAGTTGAGTCAATGCACTGGCTGCTTGATGTTCATTTTGAAGAAGATTGGTGCAGAGTCGAAAACAAAGACGTTCAGCAATGCCTGAATATGTTCAGAAAAGCTGCGATAAATTTAATCAAGAACTTTAAAAATCGGAACAATTCTAAAGCCGCCATATCCAAACTTATGTTTGAATGTCTTATGGAGCCGCTGATGATTTCGAGGGTGATTTTTGAAAATTGA